A single Solibacillus isronensis DNA region contains:
- a CDS encoding sodium:proton antiporter encodes MNNPLIESVTDESGQITYKMKTFDIQVTARLTGGLAPTITYMHQDKDVTDDIRAIRFHFENPASYIDNYASFQRMLYEREQRAVNELYESISIKPKNMTTSKQVLWSFFVFLLIMTPIFIIVWAK; translated from the coding sequence TTGAACAACCCGCTCATTGAATCGGTAACAGATGAAAGTGGCCAAATAACTTATAAGATGAAGACCTTCGATATACAAGTTACTGCCCGGCTGACAGGTGGGCTTGCCCCTACAATCACGTATATGCATCAAGATAAAGATGTTACGGATGATATACGTGCGATTCGCTTCCATTTTGAAAATCCGGCATCATATATCGATAACTACGCTTCTTTTCAGAGGATGCTTTATGAAAGGGAACAGCGCGCAGTGAACGAGCTATACGAATCCATCAGTATAAAACCTAAAAATATGACGACAAGTAAACAAGTTTTATGGAGCTTCTTCGTCTTTCTGCTCATCATGACACCTATTTTTATTATCGTTTGGGCGAAATAA